In Gammaproteobacteria bacterium, one DNA window encodes the following:
- the xth gene encoding exodeoxyribonuclease III — MKIATWNVNSLKVRLPQVIDWLQANQPDMLCLQETKLTDENFPVGEIAAVGYQSVFTGQKTYNGVAILSKQKGNEVIAEIPKFADEQKRVIAATYGDVRVISVYVPNGDAVESEKYGYKLRWLPALTEWLQQELKDYKKLAILGDFNIAPEDRDVYDPQLWQGKVLCSQPERAAFNDLLRLGLADSFRLFEQAEKSYTWWDYRMMAFRLNRGLRIDHILLSNELAGACVTCAIDKAARKLERPSDHAPVMAELSL; from the coding sequence ATGAAGATAGCCACCTGGAATGTAAACTCGCTCAAAGTGCGGTTGCCGCAAGTAATCGACTGGTTGCAGGCGAATCAACCGGACATGCTGTGTTTGCAGGAAACCAAACTGACCGATGAAAATTTTCCGGTTGGCGAAATCGCTGCGGTTGGCTACCAATCGGTATTTACCGGGCAAAAAACTTACAATGGCGTGGCGATACTCAGCAAACAAAAAGGTAATGAAGTGATTGCCGAGATACCGAAGTTTGCCGATGAGCAAAAAAGAGTGATTGCGGCAACGTATGGTGATGTGCGCGTCATTTCCGTGTATGTGCCGAACGGCGATGCCGTTGAATCGGAGAAATACGGTTATAAATTACGGTGGCTGCCGGCATTGACCGAGTGGTTGCAGCAGGAACTTAAAGATTATAAAAAATTGGCGATATTAGGCGATTTCAATATCGCACCGGAGGATCGTGATGTGTATGATCCGCAGCTGTGGCAAGGAAAAGTATTGTGCAGCCAGCCGGAACGCGCTGCTTTCAACGATTTGCTGAGATTGGGATTGGCGGATAGTTTTCGCTTGTTCGAGCAAGCAGAGAAATCTTATACCTGGTGGGATTACCGCATGATGGCTTTCCGCTTGAACCGGGGATTACGCATCGATCACATCTTGCTGAGTAATGAACTGGCCGGAGCCTGTGTGACTTGTGCCATTGATAAAGCGGCACGCAAACTGGAACGGCCATCCGATCATGCGCCGGTAATGGCCGAGTTATCGTTGTGA
- a CDS encoding ATP-dependent DNA helicase, protein MFDIDSIFAPGGALSQHIAGFRTRAQQVEMARAIADTIEQHGVLVAEAGTGTGKTFAYLAPALLAGGKVIISTGTKTLQDQLFNRDIPTVRAALKIPVTVALLKGRANYICHYHLERSLQDTHLSFINRDEIHYLQLIERYAQRSQSGDKSGLSEVPENAAVWQNVTSTRDSCLGSECPNYKQCFVMEARKQALAADVVVVNHHLFFADVMLRDEGLSELLPACNTVIFDEAHQLPETASLFFGESVSTGQLLDLARDAKVEAIQAAGDFAALPEAIAAMEKAARDLRLTITEDNTRLSLAAIKQNSGFSSALDDLLEKLIVLAKLLESQAERSEGLENCRQRAAEHLYLLKRWRDETEMQDHVRWVEVYHHALQLNATPLSIAEIFQRQMVSSPRAWIFTSATLSVKKDFSHYTDEMGLTAAQTACWESPFDFAQQALLYVPVGLPEPNHRSYTDQVVQAALPVLRASRGRAFFLCTSLRAMQRVYELLQAAGDFDFPLLLQGQGARSSMLERFRALNNAVLIGSQSFWEGVDVRGEALSLVIIDKLPFAPPDDPVLSARIDKMNQEGRNAFMEYQLPRAVINLKQGAGRLIRDEADRGVLMICDPRLTTKTYGKQIWQSLPPMKRTRDLAEVERFFTA, encoded by the coding sequence ATGTTCGATATCGATTCCATTTTTGCACCGGGTGGTGCGCTTTCCCAGCATATTGCAGGATTCCGCACGCGCGCGCAGCAAGTGGAAATGGCGCGGGCGATTGCGGACACGATCGAGCAGCATGGGGTTCTGGTGGCTGAAGCGGGCACCGGCACGGGCAAGACGTTCGCTTATCTGGCGCCTGCATTGCTGGCGGGCGGCAAGGTGATCATTTCGACCGGCACCAAAACCTTGCAGGATCAGTTGTTCAACCGCGATATTCCGACCGTGCGCGCGGCGCTGAAGATTCCGGTCACCGTGGCATTGCTGAAAGGGCGCGCCAATTATATTTGCCACTATCATCTGGAAAGGAGCTTGCAGGATACTCATCTCAGTTTCATCAATCGGGATGAGATCCATTATTTGCAGTTGATCGAACGCTACGCCCAGCGCAGCCAAAGCGGCGATAAAAGCGGTTTGAGCGAAGTGCCCGAGAATGCCGCGGTCTGGCAAAACGTCACGTCGACGCGCGATAGTTGCCTGGGTTCCGAGTGCCCCAATTACAAGCAATGTTTTGTCATGGAAGCACGCAAGCAGGCTTTGGCGGCGGACGTGGTGGTGGTGAATCATCATTTGTTTTTCGCCGATGTGATGCTGCGCGACGAGGGATTGTCCGAATTGCTGCCAGCGTGCAATACCGTTATTTTTGACGAAGCGCACCAATTGCCGGAAACCGCCAGTCTGTTTTTCGGTGAATCGGTCAGCACCGGGCAGTTGCTCGATCTGGCGCGCGATGCCAAAGTAGAAGCGATACAGGCAGCCGGTGATTTTGCCGCGCTCCCCGAGGCGATCGCGGCGATGGAAAAAGCCGCGCGTGATTTGCGCTTGACGATTACGGAAGACAACACGCGATTGTCGCTGGCGGCGATCAAGCAAAATAGCGGTTTTAGTTCCGCATTGGACGATTTGCTGGAAAAACTGATTGTGTTGGCGAAATTGCTGGAAAGTCAGGCGGAGCGTTCCGAAGGTTTGGAAAATTGCCGTCAGCGCGCGGCTGAGCACCTGTATTTGCTAAAACGCTGGCGTGATGAAACGGAAATGCAGGATCATGTGCGCTGGGTGGAAGTGTATCATCACGCCTTGCAGCTCAATGCAACACCGTTGTCAATTGCGGAGATTTTCCAGCGGCAGATGGTGTCGTCGCCACGCGCGTGGATTTTTACTTCGGCGACGTTGTCGGTCAAAAAGGATTTCAGCCACTACACGGACGAAATGGGACTGACCGCAGCGCAAACGGCATGCTGGGAAAGTCCATTCGATTTCGCGCAACAGGCATTGTTGTATGTACCGGTTGGTTTGCCAGAACCTAATCACAGAAGTTATACCGATCAGGTGGTGCAAGCGGCATTGCCGGTGCTGCGCGCAAGCCGCGGACGGGCTTTTTTTCTCTGTACCAGCTTGCGCGCGATGCAGCGTGTGTATGAATTATTACAGGCTGCCGGTGATTTCGATTTTCCATTGTTGTTGCAAGGGCAGGGGGCGCGTTCCAGCATGTTGGAGCGTTTCCGCGCATTGAACAACGCCGTGCTCATCGGCAGCCAGTCTTTCTGGGAAGGTGTCGACGTGCGTGGTGAAGCGCTGTCGCTGGTAATCATCGACAAACTGCCGTTTGCGCCGCCGGACGATCCGGTGTTGTCCGCGCGTATCGACAAGATGAACCAAGAAGGGCGCAATGCATTCATGGAATATCAATTGCCGCGCGCCGTCATCAATCTGAAGCAGGGTGCGGGCCGGTTGATCCGCGATGAAGCGGATCGCGGCGTATTGATGATTTGCGATCCGCGCCTGACGACGAAAACCTACGGTAAACAGATCTGGCAAAGCTTGCCACCGATGAAGCGCACGCGCGATCTGGCGGAAGTCGAACGTTTTTTCACCGCTTGA
- a CDS encoding SLATT domain-containing protein, translating to MTENTHDPSMNAERRDVQPEASNVLDWSAEHRRESIHTVYQRAEKHALDAIDWYLHSKRQKKFWAQGLRLGTIGLTALAGLLPIISEIFQSTLSPAWASVALGSAGVVLAVDKFCGYSTAWMRFIAAEHQIRQCLHEFQMDYELEQAGWDNAQPSVEQTQVVLNRCKAFLYQVDAIIRQETDQWLAEFQDALKQIDNGAKTRAAAQDGNKSP from the coding sequence ATGACTGAAAACACACATGATCCATCGATGAATGCCGAACGCCGCGATGTACAGCCGGAGGCGAGCAATGTGCTCGATTGGAGTGCGGAGCACCGGCGCGAGTCGATTCATACGGTGTATCAGCGCGCCGAGAAGCATGCATTGGACGCGATCGACTGGTATTTACATTCCAAGCGCCAAAAGAAATTCTGGGCGCAGGGACTTAGGCTTGGCACGATCGGTTTGACGGCGCTAGCCGGTCTTTTACCGATTATCAGCGAGATATTTCAATCCACGCTGTCACCGGCTTGGGCTTCGGTTGCTTTGGGCTCGGCTGGCGTGGTGTTGGCCGTCGATAAGTTTTGCGGTTATTCGACTGCATGGATGCGCTTCATCGCCGCCGAACACCAGATCAGGCAGTGTTTACACGAATTCCAAATGGATTATGAGCTGGAACAAGCCGGATGGGATAACGCACAACCGAGTGTAGAACAGACACAAGTCGTTCTGAATCGCTGCAAGGCTTTTTTGTATCAAGTGGACGCCATCATCCGGCAAGAAACCGATCAATGGCTGGCTGAGTTTCAGGATGCGCTGAAACAGATCGACAATGGCGCGAAAACCAGAGCTGCTGCGCAGGACGGCAACAAATCGCCATGA
- a CDS encoding amino acid ABC transporter substrate-binding protein: MKRAVERKAQVMQWLMILGGVLLAMWVMQAKAMDQNTIAIGVISPKDGSSLVLAGESHEESIRLAFEHLGPLQVGNLQIKLKLIPWNDNGKPEMAAEGAAKLVHEDHAVAILGPVNSGSTKETLQRLRNEQIELPVISAMSTAPELTRSEGRDKNFFRLIFDDADRMGQYATFIKQEKGKAGEQQFLFLYEDNPYGEGLKNSLKDRFYTPNVIALSWLETRRRDCVNPQGNPYAGDFEALRSGQCFTAEFIKLLDDANINNIVLLGEIAGSLALVNGLRLAVSDLKFDYFFVGSGKRLFDEAPVGSLTIGDPVLDYQRASTAELEHNWRKLLGEFEERAKKDRADFMMTAYEAALVLHSALRLTLNGHDELPQPHALRQKLLRVLESEMFDSLEPWRSISFSQGDLNQIPTAPIYRITRGVTREDPLNSHPWIHIAVAPYSPWLEAPVEVQLNAHGVESGKLGVYRVEPLSNHEHLIEDRTVKFSAGKAVERFHLFERGLYHFKMLDVPYYPALSETHVDLSNTYLISACAALVGALLAVSRATATIWTWLIRLPAGVAAGLLLTFCSFYGQQVSGWLPIPSFGSEPVVNAMLTGLLGGLLGPHTMTDLLLAWARRLLPGKSV; this comes from the coding sequence ATGAAGCGTGCAGTCGAGAGGAAAGCACAGGTCATGCAGTGGCTGATGATTCTTGGCGGCGTGTTGCTGGCAATGTGGGTCATGCAGGCAAAAGCGATGGATCAGAACACCATCGCGATCGGCGTGATTTCGCCGAAAGACGGCAGCAGCCTGGTTCTCGCCGGTGAATCGCACGAAGAAAGCATCCGGCTAGCGTTTGAGCATCTCGGGCCGCTGCAAGTAGGCAATTTGCAGATAAAACTCAAGTTGATTCCGTGGAACGATAACGGCAAACCGGAAATGGCTGCCGAAGGTGCGGCGAAACTGGTGCACGAAGATCATGCCGTGGCGATCTTGGGGCCGGTCAACAGCGGTTCGACCAAGGAAACCTTGCAACGGCTGCGCAACGAACAAATCGAGCTACCGGTGATTTCAGCCATGTCGACCGCGCCTGAACTGACGCGCTCCGAGGGCCGCGACAAGAATTTTTTCCGCCTGATTTTCGATGACGCCGACCGCATGGGGCAGTATGCGACGTTTATCAAGCAGGAAAAAGGCAAAGCCGGTGAGCAGCAGTTTTTGTTTCTGTACGAGGATAATCCTTATGGCGAAGGGTTGAAAAATTCGCTCAAAGACCGGTTTTATACGCCCAATGTCATCGCGCTGTCCTGGCTTGAAACGCGGCGGAGAGACTGTGTCAATCCACAAGGCAATCCGTATGCCGGCGATTTTGAAGCTTTGCGCAGCGGCCAGTGCTTTACCGCGGAATTCATCAAACTGCTTGACGACGCCAATATCAACAATATCGTTTTGCTGGGCGAAATCGCCGGTTCGTTAGCGTTGGTCAATGGATTGCGTCTAGCGGTCAGCGATCTGAAATTCGACTATTTCTTCGTCGGCTCAGGTAAGCGGTTGTTCGATGAAGCGCCGGTCGGATCGCTGACGATCGGCGATCCGGTATTGGATTATCAACGCGCCTCGACCGCCGAACTGGAACATAATTGGCGCAAGCTGCTGGGTGAATTCGAAGAGCGCGCCAAAAAAGACCGCGCCGATTTCATGATGACAGCCTACGAGGCGGCGCTGGTATTGCACAGCGCATTGCGCCTGACGCTCAACGGCCATGACGAACTGCCGCAACCGCACGCGTTGCGGCAAAAGTTATTGCGTGTGCTTGAAAGCGAAATGTTCGATTCGTTGGAGCCGTGGCGCAGCATTAGCTTCAGTCAGGGCGATCTGAATCAGATCCCGACCGCGCCGATTTACCGCATCACCCGCGGCGTTACCCGCGAAGACCCGCTCAATTCGCATCCGTGGATACATATTGCGGTCGCTCCGTATAGTCCATGGCTCGAAGCCCCGGTCGAAGTGCAACTGAATGCGCACGGCGTGGAATCGGGCAAATTGGGTGTGTACCGGGTCGAGCCGTTGAGCAATCACGAACACTTGATCGAAGACCGGACTGTGAAATTCTCCGCCGGTAAGGCGGTTGAGCGATTCCACTTGTTCGAGCGCGGCCTGTATCACTTCAAAATGCTCGATGTGCCGTATTATCCGGCTCTCAGCGAAACTCATGTCGATTTATCCAATACCTACCTGATTTCTGCTTGTGCCGCTCTGGTTGGCGCATTGCTCGCGGTCAGCCGCGCTACCGCGACAATCTGGACCTGGCTCATTCGCCTCCCGGCGGGTGTCGCGGCCGGTTTGCTGCTGACGTTTTGTTCTTTCTATGGGCAGCAAGTTTCCGGTTGGCTGCCGATCCCGTCATTCGGCAGCGAACCGGTGGTCAATGCGATGCTCACCGGTTTGCTGGGCGGATTGCTGGGGCCGCACACCATGACCGATTTGCTGTTGGCGTGGGCAAGGCGGCTGCTGCCGGGTAAATCCGTTTAA